The following are from one region of the bacterium genome:
- the rsmA gene encoding 16S rRNA (adenine(1518)-N(6)/adenine(1519)-N(6))-dimethyltransferase RsmA: protein MSLLDDTKKILLQNNIRPQKKLGQHFLVNEGILKQIISAAQLSKEDTVLEIGAGIGILTSQLVPLVSKVIAVEIAPVLINILNQELAGYTNVLVIKEDILKVNLSEVLDREDQRQRTEDKRQTPPESRVPSPEPRFSAEKKIKVVANLPYYIVTPVIGHLLEAKENFSTLILMVQKEVGDRILAKPGTKIYGALSVLVQYHCYVERICEVSRQCFYPQPQVDSVVLRLNILDRPSISVKDEQFFFKVVRAAFSKRRKMLINAISDIGMSKDKLAKALAELGIDSKRRGETLTLAEFGRVSEFLKETADSS, encoded by the coding sequence ATGTCTTTACTTGATGATACGAAGAAAATACTATTACAAAACAATATCAGACCCCAAAAAAAATTAGGACAACACTTCCTTGTGAACGAAGGGATACTTAAGCAAATAATTTCAGCGGCGCAATTATCGAAAGAGGATACCGTCTTAGAGATTGGCGCCGGAATTGGTATTTTAACCAGTCAATTAGTCCCGTTAGTCTCAAAGGTTATTGCGGTTGAAATTGCCCCGGTGTTGATAAATATTCTCAATCAAGAATTAGCGGGATATACAAATGTTTTGGTAATAAAGGAGGATATTTTAAAGGTAAATTTGTCTGAAGTGTTAGATAGAGAAGACCAAAGACAGAGGACAGAGGACAAAAGACAGACTCCTCCCGAGTCCCGAGTCCCGAGTCCCGAGCCCCGATTTTCAGCAGAAAAGAAGATAAAGGTAGTAGCCAATTTGCCTTATTATATTGTAACGCCTGTGATTGGACATCTCCTTGAGGCAAAAGAGAACTTCTCAACATTAATTTTAATGGTGCAGAAAGAGGTTGGGGATAGAATCCTGGCTAAACCAGGGACAAAAATCTACGGTGCCTTATCTGTTCTGGTGCAATATCATTGTTATGTAGAACGAATATGTGAGGTAAGCAGGCAATGTTTTTACCCTCAGCCACAGGTAGATTCAGTTGTCTTAAGGTTAAATATCTTAGACAGACCATCAATATCAGTAAAGGATGAGCAATTTTTCTTTAAAGTAGTTAGAGCCGCCTTTTCAAAGAGAAGAAAAATGCTAATTAATGCCATTTCAGATATTGGTATGAGTAAGGATAAATTAGCCAAAGCCCTGGCTGAATTAGGGATTGATAGCAAAAGGAGAGGAGAAACATTAACCTTAGCAGAATTTGGAAGGGTAAGCGAGTTTCTAAAAGAAACAGCAGATAGTAGCTAA
- a CDS encoding mannose-1-phosphate guanyltransferase, translated as MKGVVMAGGFGTRLRPLTCNIPKPMVPLANKPMMEHIISLLKKYGIKDIVVILYYQPEIIMDYFGNGEKFGVNVTYVSATQDLGTAGSVKNAAKHLNKEPFLIISGDVLTDFDLKSIIKFHKEKKAIATITLTAVTNPLQYGITLIDSNTGRIKRFLEKPSWGEVFSDTVNTGVYVLEPEVLEDIPEGEMFDFSKDLFPKLLAENSPLYGYVATGYWRDIGNLTEYRLAHYDVLTQKVNIEICGEKKENIWKDKHSIIADGVNLEGNVIIGKHCSIGEGVKITNSCIGDNCIIEENSIITNSILWDGVHIGNSCELRENVIGKESYIKKCSFLEIEAIIGDGCVVGSDCIIRTNVKMWPYKIVEDGVTLSTSLIWGEKWTRSLFGSRGVVGLANMEITPEFACRLGAAYAASLAKNADVIVSRDAHKTSRMINRSLMSGILSVGINVWDMGVIPMPVARFQSNILNAHGGLHIARASYDPKMIEIRFFETSGLDISATKEKAIEQLFYREDFRRAKVEEIGVISFPYRIIECYREGLSNVINASLIAQSKFKIIIDYGFGSISTVFPTVLEGLGCDVIALNAYTDPERVINTPASISLALKQLSNIVLTLDADLGILFDQEAERIFLVDDRGRIIPANLNVALLSKLACETVKEGKIGIPVTATRIIAQMNEDRIKYIKTTYKEKIFDKDLIMISNGHGGFIFPQFQQCFDGMVSSLKLLEFLSSKGMKLSDVVDSIPPFYVHHERISCPWELKGSLMRWIMEEVKDKHIELIDGIKIYRRKDWVLLLPDQDEALFHVYAEAGSKEKSEELATEYIQKINKFKERG; from the coding sequence ATGAAAGGTGTAGTTATGGCTGGTGGTTTTGGGACGCGGTTGCGACCACTTACCTGCAATATCCCCAAACCTATGGTTCCTTTGGCTAATAAACCTATGATGGAACATATCATTTCTCTTTTGAAAAAGTATGGGATAAAGGATATTGTCGTTATCCTTTATTATCAACCTGAGATAATTATGGATTATTTTGGGAATGGAGAGAAATTTGGGGTAAATGTTACTTATGTCTCGGCGACTCAAGATCTTGGAACAGCAGGCAGTGTAAAAAATGCGGCTAAACATCTGAATAAAGAACCATTTTTGATTATTAGTGGGGATGTTTTGACCGATTTTGATTTAAAATCTATTATTAAATTTCATAAAGAAAAAAAGGCTATCGCCACAATTACCTTAACCGCGGTAACCAATCCTTTACAATATGGTATCACCCTTATTGATTCAAACACAGGTCGAATAAAGCGTTTCCTCGAAAAACCTTCCTGGGGAGAGGTTTTCTCAGATACAGTTAATACGGGAGTATATGTATTGGAGCCAGAGGTTCTTGAAGATATTCCTGAAGGGGAGATGTTTGATTTTAGTAAGGACTTATTTCCTAAATTACTTGCCGAAAATTCTCCACTTTATGGATATGTTGCTACAGGATATTGGAGGGATATTGGTAATTTAACCGAGTATCGATTGGCACATTATGATGTTTTAACCCAAAAGGTAAATATTGAGATTTGTGGTGAGAAAAAAGAAAATATCTGGAAAGATAAGCATTCCATAATCGCCGATGGAGTAAATCTTGAAGGCAATGTTATTATTGGTAAGCATTGTAGTATAGGAGAAGGGGTGAAGATTACTAATTCTTGTATTGGAGACAATTGTATTATTGAAGAAAATTCAATAATTACCAATTCTATTCTCTGGGATGGTGTTCATATCGGGAATAGTTGTGAATTACGAGAAAATGTTATTGGAAAGGAATCTTATATCAAAAAGTGCTCATTCTTAGAAATAGAGGCAATAATTGGAGATGGTTGTGTTGTTGGAAGTGATTGTATTATAAGAACAAATGTCAAGATGTGGCCTTATAAAATCGTAGAAGATGGGGTGACATTATCGACAAGCCTTATCTGGGGTGAGAAATGGACACGGAGTTTATTTGGTAGTCGTGGAGTAGTGGGATTAGCCAATATGGAAATCACACCTGAATTTGCCTGTCGCCTCGGTGCTGCTTATGCCGCATCTCTGGCTAAAAATGCAGATGTTATTGTCAGCCGTGATGCACATAAAACCTCCAGAATGATAAATCGCTCCTTGATGTCCGGGATTTTATCCGTAGGAATAAATGTCTGGGATATGGGTGTTATCCCTATGCCTGTTGCCCGATTCCAGAGTAATATCTTGAATGCACACGGCGGATTACATATTGCTCGTGCCTCTTACGACCCTAAAATGATAGAAATTCGCTTCTTTGAAACCTCTGGATTAGATATTTCCGCGACTAAAGAAAAAGCCATTGAACAACTTTTTTACCGCGAAGATTTCCGAAGGGCAAAGGTAGAAGAAATAGGAGTAATATCCTTCCCCTATCGGATAATCGAGTGCTATCGAGAAGGATTATCAAATGTGATTAATGCTAGTTTAATCGCTCAATCTAAATTTAAGATTATCATCGATTACGGCTTTGGTAGTATCTCAACAGTATTTCCAACGGTTTTAGAAGGATTAGGCTGTGATGTCATTGCCCTCAATGCCTATACGGATCCAGAAAGAGTAATTAACACACCCGCCAGTATATCTTTGGCATTAAAACAATTATCAAATATTGTCCTGACACTTGATGCAGACCTTGGAATTTTATTTGACCAGGAGGCTGAAAGAATTTTCCTGGTGGATGACCGAGGTAGAATTATTCCTGCTAACTTAAATGTCGCCTTATTATCAAAATTGGCTTGCGAGACGGTTAAAGAAGGAAAAATTGGTATTCCAGTCACAGCCACCAGGATTATTGCCCAGATGAATGAAGACCGAATTAAATATATCAAAACTACTTATAAAGAAAAAATCTTTGATAAAGATTTAATTATGATTAGTAATGGACATGGGGGATTCATTTTCCCTCAATTTCAACAGTGTTTTGATGGTATGGTTTCCAGTTTGAAATTACTTGAGTTTCTATCATCTAAAGGAATGAAATTAAGTGATGTAGTCGATTCTATCCCACCATTCTATGTCCATCATGAAAGAATCTCCTGTCCCTGGGAATTAAAAGGGAGTTTAATGCGATGGATAATGGAAGAGGTTAAAGATAAACATATCGAATTGATTGATGGCATTAAAATATATCGCCGAAAGGATTGGGTCTTGCTATTACCAGACCAGGATGAGGCACTATTTCATGTCTATGCTGAGGCAGGCTCGAAAGAAAAAAGCGAAGAATTAGCCACAGAATATATCCAGAAGATTAATAAATTTAAAGAAAGAGGATAA
- a CDS encoding HNH endonuclease, producing MGDRIKTIADLVMEYFRKHSKKDLEHGPVVDWVEKQYLKLYGKKPRDTWRQIRKFHQEGKLIKVKKGVYRYEPDYIKEIELFDFPPEVKEEIFKKDNYKCVLCGRGRYEGVELCADHIKPKDKGGDNTIDNGQTLCMECNLRKKNFSQTEGGKRYFINLYKQAVKVGDKKIINFCKCLFECYNKYGINSHIPGPNGNQKEEEK from the coding sequence ATGGGTGATAGAATAAAAACCATCGCGGATTTAGTAATGGAATATTTCCGCAAACATTCGAAAAAAGATTTAGAGCATGGACCAGTTGTTGACTGGGTTGAAAAGCAATATCTAAAATTGTATGGCAAAAAGCCCCGTGATACCTGGCGTCAAATCCGTAAATTTCATCAAGAAGGCAAACTAATAAAAGTCAAAAAGGGAGTTTACAGATACGAACCTGATTATATAAAGGAAATTGAACTCTTCGATTTCCCGCCCGAAGTGAAGGAAGAAATATTTAAAAAAGATAATTATAAATGTGTTCTATGTGGTCGTGGTAGATATGAAGGTGTTGAGTTATGTGCAGACCATATAAAACCAAAAGATAAAGGTGGAGATAATACTATTGATAATGGACAAACATTATGTATGGAATGCAACCTCCGTAAGAAAAATTTCTCTCAAACTGAAGGAGGTAAAAGATATTTTATTAATTTGTACAAACAAGCAGTTAAAGTCGGTGATAAGAAAATAATCAATTTTTGTAAATGCTTGTTTGAATGCTACAATAAATATGGTATCAATAGCCATATACCAGGACCTAACGGTAACCAAAAAGAGGAAGAGAAATGA
- a CDS encoding site-specific DNA-methyltransferase, giving the protein MNEKLYFQAENIQIYNDDFLISDEITGGSIDLIVTSPPYNVDIRYNAYDDKIPYEVYLEFTYKWLEKAYKLLREDGRFCLNIPLDKNKGGQQSVYADIISIAKKVGFKYHSTIVWNEQNISRRTAWGSWLSATAPYVIAPVEMIAVLYKEKWKKISGTQKSDITKKEFMEWTNGVWTFMGESKTRIGHPAPFPVNLPVRCIKLFTFVDDIVLDPFLGSGSTLIACVLTDRNGIGIEIDRNYCEIAKQRLIKEAKINQITLELEE; this is encoded by the coding sequence ATGAATGAAAAACTTTATTTTCAAGCAGAAAATATACAAATATATAATGATGATTTCTTAATTTCTGATGAAATCACAGGAGGCTCGATAGATTTAATTGTGACTTCCCCACCTTATAATGTAGATATTAGATACAACGCTTATGATGATAAAATTCCTTATGAGGTTTATCTTGAATTTACTTATAAATGGCTTGAGAAGGCATATAAACTTTTAAGAGAAGATGGGCGGTTCTGCTTAAACATTCCCCTTGACAAAAATAAAGGTGGTCAACAAAGTGTTTATGCTGATATTATTTCAATAGCCAAAAAAGTGGGCTTTAAATATCACTCGACAATTGTATGGAATGAGCAAAATATATCAAGAAGAACAGCCTGGGGTTCGTGGCTTTCTGCAACCGCACCTTATGTTATTGCACCTGTTGAAATGATTGCTGTGTTGTATAAGGAAAAGTGGAAAAAAATAAGTGGAACGCAAAAATCAGATATCACTAAGAAAGAATTCATGGAATGGACAAATGGTGTCTGGACTTTTATGGGTGAAAGCAAGACAAGAATTGGGCATCCTGCACCATTTCCTGTAAATCTTCCAGTAAGGTGCATAAAACTCTTTACTTTTGTAGATGACATCGTGCTTGACCCATTTTTGGGTAGCGGTTCTACCTTGATTGCTTGCGTTCTAACAGATAGAAATGGAATTGGTATTGAAATTGATAGAAATTATTGTGAAATTGCCAAACAGAGGCTTATAAAAGAAGCAAAAATAAACCAGATTACATTAGAATTGGAGGAATAA